The Hydra vulgaris chromosome 11, alternate assembly HydraT2T_AEP genome contains a region encoding:
- the LOC100198876 gene encoding protein snail homolog Sna: MPRSFLVKQFFENSSSKLPNASRFRSQSTYHSNGLVDRIDKMGFKKDLTSSEDCFDRLYTNQQCCNNFLLNRNAHKQRAYSPNNRLLNKSYNAFSKLDFNREGSLETFLGECNQVSMCDRSNRYSVSSKSRVAEFLTENFDQKETIIIVHPSDYDDALHDVQKVQFENKKLEGGKDILDFNYHNDPPQHIQKVPEIFNKIENEKLLSTKQIIIDASISQNDTLSKSKSGKPPRTFSCKYCVKDYMTLGALKMHIRTHTLPCKCPMCGKAFSRPWLLQGHVRTHTGEKPFKCSHCSRAFADRSNQRAHMQTHFESKKLECSKCCKTFIRFSQLSKHVLIGCEIENQAPVTS, encoded by the exons ATGCCACGTTCATTTTTGGTGAagcagttttttgaaaatagtagCAGCAAATTGCCTAATGCTTCTAGATTTc GTTCTCAAAGTACTTATCATTCAAATGGTTTAGTTGATCGTATAGATAAGATGGgatttaaaaaagacttaacATCCAGCGAAGATTGTTTTGATCGGCTATATACGAACCAACAATGTTGCAACAATTTTCTTCTTAATCGCAATGCACACAAGCAGCGCGCATATTCGCCTAATAATcgacttttaaataaatcttataatgcgttttctaaattagattttaatagaGAGGGTTCTCTCGAAACTTTTTTGGGCGAATGTAATCAAGTTAGCATGTGTGATAGATCTAATCGATATTCGGTATCATCTAAATCTAGAGTAGCAGAATTTTTGACAGAAAATTTTGATCAAAAGGAAACGATTATCATAGTGCATCCATCTGATTACGACGACGCACTACACGATGTTCAGAAAGTTcagtttgaaaacaaaaaattggaagGGGGAAAAGatattttggattttaattATCACAATGACCCTCCTCAACACATTCAAAAAGttccagaaatttttaataaaattgaaaacgaAAAATTACTTAGTACTAAACAGATTATAATTGACGCCAGTATATCACAAAATGATACGCTAAGTAAATCAAAATCCGGCAAACCTCCACGTACCTTTTCGTGTAAATATTGTGTTAAAGACTACATGACACTTGGAGCATTAAAAATGCATATACGCACCCACACTCTTCCTTGCAAATGTCCCATGTGTGGAAAAGCCTTCAGCCGTCCTTGGCTCCTTCAAGGACATGTTAGAACTCATACGGGAGAGAAGCCTTTTAAATGTTCACATTGTAGTCGCGCTTTTGCTGATCGTTCTAATCAACGCGCTCATATGCAAACGCATTTTGAATCCAAAAAATTGGAATGTAGTAAGtgttgtaaaacatttattcgGTTTTCACAATTATCAAAACATGTTCTTATTGGTTGTGAAATCGAAAATCAAGCCCCTGTTACCTCTTAA